A single window of bacterium DNA harbors:
- the dapF gene encoding diaminopimelate epimerase, with amino-acid sequence MTKTLRFFKMSACGNDFILIDNRQNLLDNAGASEFVQKVCRRRIALGADGVIFLRPSQAADFGMGFFNADGREVEMCGNGARCLARFAYLNGVCPARMTFETQAGMIEAEVDGPQVKLKMDYVLNPAPPFPLRVNGEDRQVFFLKAGVPHAVYLVEDLEQEDVIGVGRATRYHAHFQPQGTNANFIQVIGPREIAIRTYERGVEDETLACGTGSIASSIICASLGKVASPVSVVTRSGCVLKVYYKQTAGEFGNIYLQGEARVIAEGNLWLEELSIEQ; translated from the coding sequence ATGACGAAAACGCTGCGGTTTTTTAAAATGAGTGCCTGCGGGAACGATTTTATCCTGATTGACAACCGGCAAAACCTGCTGGATAATGCCGGGGCTTCGGAGTTTGTGCAGAAAGTCTGCCGCAGACGGATTGCTCTGGGTGCGGATGGAGTGATTTTTCTGCGCCCGTCTCAGGCAGCAGATTTTGGCATGGGGTTTTTCAATGCTGATGGCCGGGAGGTTGAAATGTGCGGCAACGGTGCCCGCTGTCTGGCCCGTTTTGCCTATCTGAATGGCGTATGCCCTGCCCGGATGACCTTTGAAACCCAGGCAGGCATGATCGAGGCTGAAGTGGATGGCCCCCAGGTAAAGCTGAAGATGGATTATGTTTTAAACCCTGCACCGCCATTCCCGCTCAGGGTGAATGGAGAGGATCGTCAGGTATTCTTCCTGAAAGCCGGAGTCCCTCATGCCGTTTACCTGGTGGAGGACCTGGAGCAGGAAGACGTGATCGGCGTGGGACGGGCAACCCGGTATCATGCCCATTTTCAGCCCCAGGGAACCAATGCAAACTTTATCCAGGTGATTGGCCCCCGGGAAATTGCCATCCGGACCTACGAGCGGGGTGTGGAGGATGAAACCCTGGCCTGCGGCACCGGCTCCATTGCCTCAAGCATTATCTGTGCCTCCCTTGGCAAGGTGGCTTCGCCCGTATCCGTCGTGACCAGAAGCGGCTGCGTATTGAAGGTATATTATAAGCAGACAGCCGGTGAATTTGGCAATATCTACTTGCAGGGCGAAGCCCGCGTTATTGCTGAAGGGAACCTCTGGCTTGAGGAATTGAGCATTGAGCAATAA
- a CDS encoding nucleotidyltransferase domain-containing protein, protein MITQEQIDEITNKIVENFHPQKIILFGSYAYGTPTEESDLDLLIIKDSDLPARLQNHMVRKLLADSLIPVDVIVKTPHEFEVYKDIIGTVIYPAHKFGKVLYEKGQNH, encoded by the coding sequence ATGATAACGCAGGAGCAAATAGATGAAATCACCAATAAGATTGTGGAAAATTTCCACCCGCAAAAAATAATTCTCTTTGGCTCCTACGCCTATGGAACACCTACAGAGGAAAGTGATTTGGATCTTCTGATAATCAAAGACAGCGACTTGCCCGCCCGTCTGCAAAACCACATGGTGAGGAAATTACTTGCTGATTCATTAATTCCGGTGGATGTAATCGTGAAAACCCCTCATGAATTTGAGGTATACAAAGACATTATCGGTACTGTTATTTACCCGGCGCATAAATTCGGAAAAGTCCTTTATGAAAAGGGACAAAACCATTAA
- the dapB gene encoding 4-hydroxy-tetrahydrodipicolinate reductase — MVKALVCGAAGRMGGLIIRAIHDTEGIGLAGALEQPGHKSVGQDAGAVAGVGPLQVTISDRLEEIIGPAEVIIDFTSPESTRNMVLAAQKHRKPMVIGTTALPEDVLAEIRKLAGHVPVVQSPNMSVGVNLLFTVLPQIAQVLGESYDIEIMETHHRLKKDAPSGTAMKMAQVLAKARNLDLAKAARYGREGLPGERTSGEIGIHAVRAGDIVGEHTVLFAGDGERIEITHRAHSRQTFAYGAVRAALFVAGQPAGLYDMKDVLAMNTV; from the coding sequence ATGGTTAAAGCTCTGGTTTGCGGTGCAGCGGGCCGGATGGGAGGTTTGATTATCCGGGCAATTCATGATACGGAAGGGATCGGGCTGGCTGGGGCCCTGGAGCAGCCTGGGCATAAATCAGTGGGACAGGATGCCGGAGCAGTGGCCGGAGTTGGCCCTCTCCAGGTCACAATCAGCGACCGGCTGGAAGAAATTATCGGCCCAGCGGAGGTGATTATTGACTTCACTTCGCCTGAATCAACGAGAAACATGGTCCTGGCAGCCCAGAAGCATCGAAAGCCGATGGTCATCGGGACTACTGCCCTGCCGGAGGATGTGCTGGCCGAAATCAGGAAACTGGCCGGGCATGTTCCGGTGGTCCAGTCTCCGAATATGAGCGTAGGGGTGAATTTATTATTCACTGTACTGCCTCAGATTGCTCAGGTTTTAGGTGAAAGTTACGATATAGAAATCATGGAAACCCATCACCGGTTGAAAAAGGATGCCCCCAGCGGCACAGCGATGAAGATGGCTCAGGTTCTGGCCAAGGCGCGAAACCTCGATCTTGCCAAAGCAGCCCGGTATGGCCGGGAGGGTCTGCCGGGTGAGAGAACCAGCGGAGAAATCGGTATCCATGCGGTGCGGGCTGGCGATATCGTGGGAGAGCATACGGTGCTGTTTGCCGGAGACGGCGAGCGGATCGAGATCACCCACCGGGCCCACAGCCGCCAGACCTTTGCCTATGGCGCAGTCAGGGCAGCCCTGTTTGTAGCCGGGCAGCCTGCCGGGCTCTATGATATGAAGGACGTTTTAGCGATGAATACCGTATAA
- a CDS encoding type II toxin-antitoxin system HicB family antitoxin has product MGQLVEWPEIVTEGKDIEDCRVLVQDTLNEMILAYQQQAKKIPLGKGSGKGFKRKNK; this is encoded by the coding sequence ATGGGGCAACTGGTTGAGTGGCCAGAAATCGTTACTGAAGGGAAAGACATCGAAGATTGTCGGGTACTGGTACAGGATACTCTCAACGAGATGATTTTAGCTTACCAGCAACAGGCGAAGAAAATACCGTTAGGCAAAGGTTCAGGCAAAGGTTTTAAGAGAAAAAACAAGTAG
- the lysA gene encoding diaminopimelate decarboxylase, whose protein sequence is MNYFQYINNELYAEGLPVREIIDRVGTPVYIYSYQTLERHFKAYDSAFGDIDHLICFAVKANSNLAILNLLGKLGAGADIVSGGELHRALKAGIAPEKIVYAGVGKMRQEMESALRSNILMFNVESWPELEFLDQVAGELGVKAPVAWRVNPDIAADTHPYISTGLRREKFGLDIHQALEEYKRARSLKNIDLAGIHVHIGSQITQVTPFVDSLVKVIDLIGKLDAEGIGIRCIDIGGGLGITYRDEVPPSPQEFLQAISPVIDGLGVKIISEPGRVIVGNAGILVTQVLYVKRKDDKNFLIVDAGMNDLIRPSLYKAYHEILPVRREDRPKMVADVVGPICESGDFLARDRELPELFAGELMSVMSAGAYGFAMSSNYNSRPRVPEVLVKGDQSYIIRERETYDDLTRKEVVPAW, encoded by the coding sequence GTGAATTACTTTCAGTATATTAACAATGAACTCTATGCTGAAGGGCTGCCGGTCCGGGAGATTATCGATCGGGTAGGCACTCCTGTTTACATCTATAGTTACCAGACCCTGGAGCGGCATTTCAAGGCCTACGATTCTGCCTTTGGTGATATCGATCACCTGATCTGTTTTGCGGTCAAGGCCAATTCCAATCTGGCGATCCTGAACCTTCTCGGCAAACTGGGTGCCGGTGCGGACATTGTTTCCGGAGGAGAATTGCACCGTGCCCTTAAAGCGGGTATTGCGCCGGAGAAAATTGTCTATGCCGGTGTTGGCAAGATGCGACAGGAAATGGAATCCGCCCTTCGATCCAATATTCTGATGTTCAATGTGGAGTCCTGGCCGGAGCTGGAATTTCTGGATCAGGTGGCAGGAGAGCTTGGGGTGAAAGCTCCCGTAGCCTGGCGGGTCAATCCGGACATTGCCGCCGATACTCATCCCTATATCTCCACGGGCCTTCGGCGCGAAAAATTCGGCCTTGACATTCATCAGGCTCTTGAAGAATATAAACGGGCCAGGTCGCTGAAAAACATCGATCTTGCCGGTATCCATGTACATATCGGCTCTCAGATTACTCAGGTTACTCCCTTTGTGGACAGCCTGGTCAAGGTCATTGATCTGATCGGAAAGCTCGATGCTGAGGGGATCGGTATCCGCTGCATCGATATCGGCGGAGGACTGGGAATCACCTACCGGGACGAGGTTCCCCCATCACCGCAGGAATTTTTGCAGGCCATCTCTCCGGTTATTGACGGGCTTGGGGTCAAGATCATATCGGAGCCGGGCCGGGTGATTGTCGGTAATGCCGGTATCCTGGTCACCCAGGTGCTGTACGTGAAGAGGAAAGATGACAAGAATTTCCTGATCGTGGATGCAGGGATGAACGACCTGATCCGCCCCAGTCTCTACAAGGCTTATCACGAGATACTGCCGGTCCGCAGGGAAGATCGGCCGAAAATGGTGGCTGATGTGGTCGGGCCGATCTGTGAATCCGGGGACTTTCTGGCCCGGGATCGCGAGCTGCCCGAACTTTTCGCCGGTGAGCTGATGTCGGTCATGAGTGCCGGGGCTTATGGCTTTGCCATGTCCAGCAACTATAATTCCCGGCCCCGGGTGCCGGAAGTGCTGGTCAAAGGGGATCAATCGTATATCATCCGGGAGCGGGAAACCTATGATGATCTGACCCGCAAAGAAGTGGTTCCCGCCTGGTAG
- the dapA gene encoding 4-hydroxy-tetrahydrodipicolinate synthase codes for MLSGSMVAIVTPFLKGAVDEKGLQELVAFQIEKGTSAIIPCGTTGESATLSHEEHSQVVALTIEAAHRRVPVIAGTGSNSTEEAIQLTRKAKAAGADAALLITPYYNKPTQEGLYRHYKAVAEAVDLPLILYNVPGRTSVNLEPKTVERLSQIKNIVGIKEASGSLAQVTEIIQRCGDKMVVLSGDDALTLPILAVGGKGVISVAANIIPDRMADLVNSFLKGDCARARDLNLSLYPLFQALFYETNPIPVKTALWLMGMIREEFRLPLCSMSEWNLSKLKEVLIKYQLLPGGQE; via the coding sequence ATGTTAAGTGGATCAATGGTGGCTATCGTGACTCCCTTTCTGAAAGGGGCTGTGGATGAGAAAGGATTGCAGGAACTGGTAGCCTTTCAGATTGAAAAGGGAACCTCAGCCATTATCCCCTGTGGTACGACAGGAGAATCAGCCACCCTGAGTCATGAGGAACACAGCCAGGTGGTGGCGCTGACTATCGAGGCGGCTCATAGAAGAGTCCCGGTTATTGCCGGTACCGGCTCCAACAGCACGGAAGAGGCCATTCAGTTGACCCGCAAGGCCAAGGCAGCCGGGGCGGATGCAGCCCTGCTGATTACGCCCTATTATAACAAGCCCACCCAGGAAGGATTGTACCGGCACTACAAGGCGGTGGCTGAAGCTGTCGACCTGCCGCTTATTCTGTACAATGTACCTGGCCGGACCAGTGTGAACCTTGAGCCGAAAACCGTGGAGAGGCTGTCCCAGATAAAAAATATTGTCGGTATCAAGGAAGCCAGCGGCTCTCTGGCCCAGGTCACGGAAATCATCCAGCGATGCGGAGATAAAATGGTCGTCCTGTCCGGTGACGATGCCCTGACCCTGCCCATTTTAGCCGTGGGCGGCAAAGGGGTAATCTCCGTGGCGGCCAATATTATTCCGGATCGAATGGCCGATCTGGTAAATTCCTTCCTCAAGGGAGACTGTGCACGGGCACGGGATTTGAACCTCTCTCTCTATCCGCTCTTTCAGGCCCTCTTTTATGAGACCAACCCGATCCCGGTCAAGACAGCTCTCTGGCTGATGGGGATGATCCGGGAAGAATTCCGGCTGCCGCTCTGCTCCATGTCCGAATGGAACCTGAGTAAACTGAAAGAGGTGCTGATTAAATATCAATTGCTGCCGGGAGGACAGGAATAA